One window of the Acaryochloris sp. CCMEE 5410 genome contains the following:
- a CDS encoding GTP-binding protein: MIQLPTQQASPQTDLKLPKRGLPVTIITGFLGSGKTTLLNHILQDCQDLKVAVLVNEFGDIDIDSQLLVSVEEDMVQLSNGCICCTINDDLVEAVYSILERNEKVDHLVIETTGIADPLPIALTFAMPPLRNLTQLDSIVTLVDAEAFSPQHFESEAALNQVSYADIIVLNKTDLAAPQQVDTLEAWVREQKGEARILRWSLTGLRPSQNSNIPLPLILDTNLFQPEHYTAEAKAMAETTHDHHDPHCHDHHHHSNHLVNDGLVSMAFESDQPFDLDKFQDWLADDLSENVFRAKGFLWFGTITPRYIFQLSGKRYTLDADKWPATPKTQLVLIGRELDTPKLQHQLRDCLTS, translated from the coding sequence ATGATTCAACTTCCCACTCAACAAGCCTCACCCCAAACCGATCTGAAACTTCCCAAACGAGGGTTGCCCGTGACAATCATTACGGGCTTTCTCGGCAGCGGTAAGACCACACTGCTCAATCATATTCTCCAAGACTGCCAGGATCTAAAAGTCGCGGTGTTGGTCAATGAGTTTGGTGATATCGATATTGATAGCCAGCTCTTGGTTTCTGTTGAGGAAGATATGGTGCAGCTTAGCAATGGCTGTATCTGCTGCACCATCAACGACGACTTGGTGGAAGCGGTCTACAGCATTTTAGAGCGGAACGAGAAGGTGGATCACTTGGTGATCGAAACAACGGGAATAGCCGATCCATTGCCCATAGCACTCACGTTTGCGATGCCGCCCCTGCGGAATTTAACCCAACTAGATTCCATCGTCACCCTAGTGGATGCAGAAGCCTTCTCCCCCCAGCATTTTGAGAGTGAAGCCGCCCTTAACCAAGTGTCCTATGCTGACATTATTGTGCTCAATAAAACGGACTTAGCTGCCCCTCAACAGGTCGATACCTTGGAGGCATGGGTTCGAGAGCAGAAAGGAGAGGCACGGATTTTGCGATGGTCTCTGACCGGCCTTCGGCCATCGCAAAACAGCAACATCCCCCTGCCATTGATTTTAGATACGAATCTCTTTCAGCCAGAGCACTATACCGCAGAAGCAAAAGCAATGGCTGAGACGACGCATGATCACCATGACCCTCACTGCCACGACCACCACCATCACTCCAACCACCTCGTCAATGATGGGTTGGTCTCGATGGCGTTTGAGAGCGATCAACCATTTGATTTGGACAAATTCCAAGATTGGCTCGCCGATGACCTTTCAGAAAATGTCTTTCGAGCTAAGGGATTCCTATGGTTTGGCACCATTACCCCCCGCTATATCTTCCAGCTCAGCGGCAAACGCTACACCTTAGACGCGGACAAGTGGCCTGCAACCCCCAAGACACAGCTCGTCCTGATTGGTCGCGAGTTAGATACCCCAAAACTACAGCATCAGCTTCGAGACTGTTTAACCTCTTAG
- the gyrA gene encoding DNA gyrase subunit A — MTFSSDPAQDRIILTDLRDEMSRSYLEYAMSVIVGRALPDARDGLKPVHRRILYAMYELGLTPDRPFRKCARVVGEVLGKYHPHGDTAVYDALVRMAQDFSMRMPLINGHGNFGSIDNDPPAAMRYTECRLQALSTDSLLPDIEQETVDFGDNFDGSQQEPLVLPARIPQLLINGSSGIAVGMATNIPPHNLGEVIDGLVALIHNPEITDLELMKLIPGPDFPTGGRILGTAGIREAYTTGRGSITMRGVAEIETLEQSGRPDREAIIITELPFQTNKAALIERIAENVNDKRLEGISDIRDESDRDGMRIVIELKRDAYPQVVLNNLYKQTPIQTNFGANMLALVGGDPQLLSLKQFLSVFLEFREDAVLRRTRYQLRKAQERDHLLQGLLIALGNLDAVIQLIRQAADSAVARQELMDRFGLSETQADAILQMQLRRLTALEAEKIEREHQDLQERIADLEDILARRERVLEIIETEVTELKAKFASPRRTLIEANLADLDDIDLIANDQAVILVTEQGYVKRMPVDTFNAQSRATRGRAGAKIKEDDAVEHFFGCCDHDSVLFFSDRGVVYCLRAYQIPVSSRTARGVPLVQLLPIPREEKITSVIPVSEFSEDEYLVMMTAGGFIKKTALAAFSNIRANGLIAISLEEGDLLRWVRLTRAEDSIVIGSRRGMSIHFRADHQQLRPLGRATRGVRAMRLREGDEFIGMDILPSSVVATLGNATDAEEEEADDPDIVVEDDANEEESETIEQPGPWVLVITTNGFGKRVPVAQFRLQNRAGKGVTATKFKKLKTPDQMAALRIVNAEDELMLVTSRGIVIRQAVTDISSQSRAATGVRVQRLDEDDYIAAVALVPPEDLSDEEGETELE; from the coding sequence ATGACCTTCTCCTCTGATCCAGCGCAGGACCGCATTATTCTCACAGATCTACGGGATGAAATGTCGCGCTCCTACCTGGAATACGCCATGAGCGTCATTGTTGGTCGGGCCTTGCCAGATGCTAGAGATGGCCTCAAACCCGTGCATCGACGTATCTTATACGCCATGTATGAGTTGGGTTTAACCCCTGATCGCCCCTTCCGGAAATGCGCTCGTGTGGTTGGGGAAGTATTGGGTAAATATCATCCCCATGGTGATACGGCAGTATATGACGCCTTAGTGCGCATGGCGCAGGACTTCTCCATGCGTATGCCTCTGATTAATGGCCATGGAAACTTTGGATCGATTGATAACGATCCACCTGCGGCCATGCGATATACAGAATGTCGCTTACAAGCCCTCAGTACGGACTCGCTTCTACCCGATATTGAGCAAGAAACCGTTGACTTTGGCGATAACTTTGATGGGTCACAGCAAGAACCCCTTGTCCTGCCTGCTCGCATCCCCCAGCTATTGATCAACGGATCTTCAGGAATTGCGGTGGGGATGGCAACCAATATTCCTCCCCATAACCTGGGAGAAGTCATTGATGGTCTAGTGGCCCTCATTCATAATCCTGAGATTACCGATCTGGAGTTGATGAAACTCATTCCAGGCCCTGATTTCCCTACAGGGGGCCGGATTTTAGGAACAGCTGGCATTCGTGAAGCCTATACCACCGGTCGTGGCTCCATCACCATGCGTGGAGTGGCTGAGATTGAAACCCTAGAACAATCCGGGCGTCCTGATCGGGAAGCCATTATCATCACAGAATTGCCGTTCCAGACCAATAAAGCAGCTCTGATTGAACGAATTGCTGAAAACGTTAACGACAAGCGCCTAGAAGGCATTTCGGATATTCGCGATGAGAGCGATCGCGACGGGATGCGAATTGTGATCGAACTGAAGCGGGATGCTTATCCCCAAGTGGTTCTTAACAATCTCTACAAACAAACCCCCATCCAAACGAATTTTGGGGCCAACATGTTGGCCTTGGTGGGCGGTGACCCCCAACTTCTCAGTTTAAAGCAGTTCCTCAGTGTCTTTTTGGAATTCCGGGAAGATGCGGTTCTGCGGCGAACTCGTTATCAGTTGCGTAAAGCCCAAGAGCGCGATCATCTCTTGCAGGGATTGCTGATTGCTCTGGGTAACTTAGACGCTGTCATTCAGCTGATCCGACAAGCGGCTGATTCTGCCGTTGCTCGTCAGGAACTGATGGACAGATTTGGACTGTCGGAAACCCAAGCTGATGCCATTCTGCAGATGCAGCTCCGCCGACTAACGGCCTTAGAAGCTGAAAAAATCGAGCGAGAACACCAAGATCTACAAGAGCGCATTGCTGATCTTGAAGATATTCTGGCCCGTCGCGAACGGGTGCTAGAGATTATCGAAACAGAAGTCACTGAACTTAAAGCCAAATTTGCCAGTCCCCGCCGCACTTTAATTGAGGCCAATCTGGCCGATCTAGACGATATTGACCTGATTGCCAACGATCAGGCCGTGATTTTGGTAACAGAGCAGGGTTACGTCAAGCGGATGCCTGTCGATACTTTTAATGCTCAAAGCCGAGCTACACGAGGCCGAGCCGGGGCAAAAATTAAAGAAGATGATGCAGTAGAGCATTTCTTTGGCTGTTGTGACCATGACAGCGTGTTATTTTTTAGCGATCGCGGCGTCGTATACTGCCTGCGTGCCTACCAAATTCCCGTTAGTTCCCGTACGGCTAGGGGTGTGCCTTTAGTGCAGCTCTTACCCATTCCACGAGAGGAAAAAATCACCTCCGTTATCCCCGTCAGCGAATTTAGCGAAGACGAATATTTGGTGATGATGACCGCTGGCGGCTTTATCAAGAAAACTGCCCTAGCGGCTTTCAGCAATATTCGAGCCAATGGCTTAATCGCGATTTCCCTAGAAGAAGGAGATTTGCTGCGCTGGGTGCGGTTAACCCGAGCAGAAGACAGTATCGTCATTGGCTCTCGCCGAGGCATGTCCATCCATTTCCGAGCGGATCATCAACAGCTACGGCCTTTGGGACGAGCTACCCGGGGAGTACGGGCCATGCGTCTGCGAGAAGGCGATGAATTTATCGGTATGGACATTTTACCCAGCAGCGTTGTGGCAACCTTAGGAAACGCGACGGATGCAGAAGAGGAGGAGGCGGATGATCCAGATATTGTTGTTGAAGATGATGCCAACGAAGAAGAATCCGAAACCATTGAACAGCCAGGGCCTTGGGTATTAGTGATCACCACTAATGGCTTTGGTAAGCGGGTGCCCGTGGCCCAATTTAGACTGCAAAATCGGGCCGGCAAAGGGGTCACTGCGACTAAATTCAAAAAGCTAAAGACCCCTGATCAAATGGCTGCCCTGCGCATCGTCAATGCTGAAGACGAGCTGATGTTGGTCACGAGCCGAGGCATTGTGATTCGACAAGCGGTAACAGATATTTCGTCCCAGTCTCGCGCAGCCACTGGCGTCCGAGTCCAACGATTGGATGAAGATGACTATATTGCGGCAGTTGCTCTAGTGCCCCCCGAAGATCTCTCTGATGAGGAAGGTGAAACTGAATTAGAGTAA
- a CDS encoding aldehyde dehydrogenase, whose amino-acid sequence MTAQLTTSPIQKLVAAQRTYFETGQTKSYEFRLAQLQKLRQVIIERQDNIVAAAKADLGRPAFEAYFEIAALGEIKVAIKQLKTWMKPQRVATGVDVFPASAWIQPDPLGVVLVIAPWNYPFSLLINPLVGAIAAGNCSILKPSEHAPHTAQVVSKLIGDTFPENYIAVVEGEADTSKQLLAEKFDHIFFTGGTAIGREVMKAAAENLTPVTLELGGKSPCIVDSEIHFEHAAKRIIWGKFINAGQTCVAPDYLLIDRTIKDEFVTYLKQAVHNFYGENPANSPDFGRLINQRHFNRLTQFLDNGEVIVGGQTDPEARYISPTLIDQVTWDDPIMQEEIFGPILPILTYSTLDEAIAQVNARPKPLALYFFSKNEDKQQQVLTSTSSGGACINETVLHVGVGTLPFGGVGPSGMGSYHGKASFDTFSHQKSVLKRAFWLDLGWRYAPYTVKGLNQVKRIVTG is encoded by the coding sequence ATGACTGCCCAACTCACCACTTCTCCAATTCAGAAATTGGTTGCTGCTCAAAGAACGTATTTTGAGACTGGGCAGACAAAATCCTATGAATTTCGGTTAGCCCAACTCCAAAAGTTGCGGCAAGTGATTATTGAGCGTCAAGATAACATTGTTGCTGCTGCGAAAGCTGATTTAGGACGTCCAGCCTTTGAGGCTTACTTTGAAATTGCGGCCTTAGGAGAAATCAAGGTCGCTATCAAACAGCTCAAGACCTGGATGAAGCCCCAGCGCGTCGCTACGGGAGTCGATGTCTTTCCTGCATCGGCCTGGATTCAACCGGATCCGCTAGGTGTGGTCCTGGTGATTGCTCCCTGGAACTATCCCTTTTCTCTGCTGATTAATCCGTTAGTGGGTGCGATCGCAGCTGGGAACTGCTCGATTCTCAAACCCTCAGAACATGCTCCACATACCGCTCAAGTCGTGTCTAAGCTGATTGGTGATACCTTTCCTGAAAACTATATTGCGGTGGTTGAAGGGGAAGCAGACACCAGCAAACAGTTGTTGGCCGAGAAATTTGACCATATTTTCTTCACCGGAGGCACTGCCATTGGTCGAGAAGTGATGAAGGCAGCGGCGGAAAACCTCACCCCGGTCACCTTAGAACTAGGGGGTAAAAGCCCTTGCATTGTTGATTCAGAGATTCACTTTGAGCATGCAGCAAAGCGGATCATTTGGGGCAAATTTATTAACGCAGGTCAGACCTGTGTAGCCCCTGATTATTTGCTGATTGACCGCACCATCAAAGATGAGTTTGTTACCTATCTCAAGCAAGCCGTTCACAACTTCTATGGTGAAAATCCTGCCAATAGTCCTGACTTTGGTCGACTCATCAACCAGCGTCATTTCAATCGACTGACCCAGTTTCTAGACAATGGTGAAGTGATTGTTGGCGGTCAAACCGATCCAGAAGCCCGCTATATTTCACCGACGTTGATCGATCAGGTCACTTGGGACGATCCAATTATGCAGGAAGAAATCTTCGGTCCCATTTTGCCGATTTTGACTTACAGCACTTTAGATGAAGCGATTGCTCAGGTAAATGCCCGTCCTAAACCCTTGGCTCTTTATTTCTTCTCCAAAAATGAAGACAAACAGCAACAAGTGTTGACCTCAACGTCATCGGGAGGGGCTTGTATCAATGAAACGGTTTTGCATGTCGGGGTCGGTACCTTACCATTTGGAGGAGTCGGTCCTAGTGGTATGGGCAGCTACCATGGCAAAGCCAGTTTTGATACGTTTTCCCATCAAAAAAGTGTTTTAAAACGAGCCTTCTGGCTAGATCTGGGCTGGCGATATGCGCCCTATACGGTCAAAGGCTTAAATCAAGTGAAGCGGATTGTGACGGGTTAG
- a CDS encoding DUF433 domain-containing protein has translation MPLTSHIVHSDPDILGGTPVFVGTRVPIKNLLDYLEAGDSLEIFLDHFPSVNRQQAIAALELAKEMLMAYANPA, from the coding sequence ATGCCCTTAACATCACATATTGTTCATAGCGACCCCGATATTTTGGGAGGAACTCCTGTTTTTGTGGGGACACGCGTACCCATAAAGAATTTACTTGATTATCTCGAAGCAGGCGATTCACTAGAAATTTTTCTAGACCATTTTCCTAGCGTTAATCGACAACAGGCGATTGCAGCCCTTGAATTAGCAAAGGAAATGTTGATGGCCTATGCGAATCCTGCTTGA
- a CDS encoding macro domain-containing protein, producing MQSTELKLILVDPIPELCEQWQLKFEGQSQVDIINGRFEDLSQYDCMVSAGNSFGLMDGGVDGAITRFFGLDLMDRVQTHILQHFRGEQPVGTSFIIETQHPQHPFLAHTPTMRVPMSIATTDNVYQAMWAMLLAIWHHNQSHAKPIRSVACPGLGTATGQMPFERAAKQMALAYKNFWHSPEMISWPFAITRQNAIGAGGD from the coding sequence ATGCAGTCAACGGAGTTAAAACTTATACTGGTCGATCCTATTCCCGAACTCTGCGAGCAATGGCAGCTCAAATTTGAAGGGCAATCTCAGGTTGACATCATCAACGGTCGGTTTGAGGATCTCTCCCAATATGACTGTATGGTGAGTGCTGGCAACTCGTTTGGCCTGATGGATGGTGGCGTCGATGGAGCCATTACCCGCTTCTTTGGGCTGGATCTCATGGATCGAGTCCAAACCCATATCCTTCAGCACTTTCGGGGCGAACAACCCGTAGGCACCTCATTTATTATCGAGACTCAGCATCCCCAACATCCCTTTCTCGCCCATACGCCAACAATGCGCGTGCCCATGTCAATTGCCACGACCGATAATGTCTACCAAGCCATGTGGGCCATGCTGTTAGCGATCTGGCATCACAACCAATCCCATGCAAAACCAATTCGCAGTGTTGCTTGTCCAGGTTTAGGAACGGCGACGGGTCAAATGCCCTTTGAGCGAGCGGCTAAACAAATGGCGCTGGCTTATAAAAATTTCTGGCATTCCCCAGAGATGATTAGCTGGCCCTTTGCCATTACCCGTCAAAATGCAATTGGTGCTGGAGGGGATTAG
- a CDS encoding DUF5615 family PIN-like protein: protein MRILLDECAPRPLKREFADYDIRTVVEMGWSGKKNGELLQLMRQEGFTVLLTTDQNLRYQQNLVQAGVAVVVLVATSNKLSDLLPLVPDTRDALNTITLGEVIEVGGS from the coding sequence ATGCGAATCCTGCTTGATGAGTGTGCCCCGCGCCCTTTGAAGCGTGAGTTCGCCGATTACGATATACGCACAGTTGTTGAGATGGGATGGTCAGGGAAAAAGAATGGTGAATTGCTGCAGCTTATGAGACAAGAGGGCTTCACGGTTCTCCTCACTACAGATCAAAATTTGCGTTATCAGCAGAATTTGGTACAAGCTGGAGTGGCAGTCGTTGTTCTTGTAGCAACCAGCAACAAGCTTTCTGACTTACTTCCTCTGGTACCAGATACTCGTGACGCGTTGAATACGATTACGTTAGGTGAAGTGATTGAAGTTGGAGGTTCCTGA
- a CDS encoding metal ABC transporter permease, translating into MSLASEITRIIDLFQFPFMQRAVISGVLTGLAGGMLGSFTILRQLSFFSDALGHSTLLGLSFGILLGWNPTAIVLPFAVLFALGVTYLLERTRLWTDALLNIVYSSSLALAVIVLSFTGTYKGGIHQLLFGDILAVHTADLFICGGLLLACALYMGLTFRTQMLITLNEPLAVARGVSVSFHRTTFIVLLALVVGISIKAVGVLLISAFIVIPACASRLLCRQFKHHIVLSASLGAISAVVGMLLSAGLNLPSGPSIVIAQLGIFVGAMIYPQLYKAFA; encoded by the coding sequence ATGTCTCTTGCCAGCGAAATCACTCGAATTATCGACCTGTTCCAGTTTCCGTTTATGCAGCGGGCGGTAATCAGCGGCGTCCTCACTGGACTAGCAGGCGGGATGCTCGGCAGCTTCACGATTCTGCGACAACTCTCGTTTTTTAGCGATGCATTGGGGCACTCTACCCTGCTAGGTCTCAGTTTCGGGATACTGTTGGGCTGGAACCCCACGGCAATTGTCCTCCCGTTTGCGGTCTTGTTTGCCTTAGGCGTGACCTATCTGCTGGAACGTACGCGGCTATGGACCGATGCGCTGCTGAATATTGTCTATTCATCTTCCTTGGCCCTCGCGGTTATTGTTCTGAGTTTCACAGGCACCTACAAAGGAGGGATTCACCAACTTTTATTTGGCGATATTTTAGCGGTGCACACGGCTGATTTGTTTATTTGTGGGGGGTTGCTGCTAGCTTGTGCTCTGTATATGGGACTGACGTTTCGGACGCAGATGCTAATCACCCTGAATGAACCCCTTGCAGTTGCACGCGGTGTATCCGTCTCATTCCATCGAACCACTTTTATTGTGCTCCTGGCTCTGGTCGTGGGAATTTCAATCAAAGCTGTTGGGGTACTCTTGATTAGCGCCTTTATCGTAATTCCAGCCTGTGCATCGCGATTACTGTGTCGCCAATTCAAACATCATATCGTCCTCTCAGCCAGCTTAGGGGCAATCAGTGCAGTTGTGGGGATGCTGTTGTCAGCAGGACTGAACCTACCATCCGGTCCAAGCATCGTGATCGCTCAACTTGGGATTTTTGTAGGTGCAATGATTTACCCTCAACTTTATAAAGCCTTTGCTTAG
- the hemB gene encoding porphobilinogen synthase, with translation MVISQPKPQESEVNPSVSTPAIRHRPRRLRRTDALRRLVRETQLTLDDLIYPVFMREGTEIEEAIPSMPGIYRYSLDVLLKELAVVTRLGIKAIALFPLIPPKQKDNAGTESYNPEGLVPRTVKAIKAEFPELLVMTDVALDPYSSAGHDGIVEDGVILNDETVDVLVKQALCQAEAGADFVCPSDMMDGRVGAMRQALDAAGWTQVGILAYSAKYASAYYGPFRDALDSAPQFGDKKTYQMDPANTREALKEVALDVSEGADLVMVKPALAYLDIISRIKQATTLPVVAYNVSGEYAMIKAAAERGWIDEPSVVLETLTSMKRAGADLILTYFAKQVALTWLP, from the coding sequence ATGGTCATTTCCCAACCTAAGCCCCAAGAATCTGAGGTCAATCCGTCCGTTAGCACCCCTGCTATCCGCCATCGACCTCGGCGGTTACGACGCACTGACGCCTTGCGGCGATTGGTGCGGGAAACTCAGCTAACCCTCGATGATCTGATCTATCCCGTGTTTATGCGAGAGGGGACGGAGATTGAGGAGGCCATTCCATCCATGCCAGGGATTTATCGCTACTCCCTGGACGTATTGCTCAAGGAATTGGCAGTCGTGACACGACTAGGGATTAAAGCCATTGCCCTGTTTCCCCTTATCCCTCCTAAGCAAAAAGATAATGCGGGCACCGAAAGTTATAACCCCGAGGGTTTAGTGCCTCGCACCGTTAAAGCGATCAAGGCGGAATTTCCTGAACTGCTGGTGATGACGGATGTGGCCCTAGACCCCTACAGCAGCGCAGGCCATGACGGGATTGTGGAAGACGGCGTCATTCTCAATGATGAAACCGTAGACGTGTTAGTGAAGCAGGCCCTATGTCAGGCCGAAGCAGGCGCTGATTTTGTCTGCCCTTCAGACATGATGGATGGTCGGGTGGGCGCCATGCGCCAAGCCTTGGATGCTGCTGGGTGGACCCAAGTGGGAATTCTCGCCTATTCCGCCAAATATGCCTCCGCCTACTATGGTCCCTTTCGCGATGCTCTGGACTCTGCCCCCCAGTTTGGGGATAAGAAAACCTATCAAATGGATCCTGCTAATACCCGCGAAGCCCTGAAGGAAGTGGCTTTAGACGTGAGTGAGGGTGCAGATCTAGTGATGGTGAAACCCGCCCTCGCCTACCTGGATATTATTAGCCGGATTAAGCAAGCCACCACCCTGCCTGTGGTCGCCTACAACGTCAGCGGTGAGTACGCCATGATTAAAGCCGCTGCTGAACGAGGCTGGATTGATGAACCGTCCGTGGTGCTGGAAACGTTGACCAGCATGAAACGGGCGGGAGCCGATTTAATTTTGACCTATTTTGCCAAGCAGGTTGCACTGACCTGGCTTCCATAA
- a CDS encoding type II toxin-antitoxin system HicA family toxin yields the protein MSKWGSTKSKRVLAALLKIGWMVKRQSGSHCILSRDGWPDFVFAFHDREEIGPRMLARISKKTGLGPDDI from the coding sequence ATGAGCAAGTGGGGAAGTACCAAGTCCAAGCGGGTTTTAGCAGCGCTACTCAAAATTGGCTGGATGGTGAAACGGCAGTCTGGCTCGCACTGCATCTTGTCCCGTGATGGCTGGCCAGATTTCGTATTTGCTTTCCATGACAGGGAAGAAATTGGGCCTCGTATGCTAGCGCGGATTTCAAAGAAAACTGGGCTTGGGCCTGATGATATATAA
- a CDS encoding metal ABC transporter ATP-binding protein — MQEAILRVSGLTVVRDKHVAVEQVSFVVQAGTNVAIVGPNGAGKSSLIQAVLGVLPRRVGQVEVLGHPLSPQGRLPGKIRDAIAYLPQNFNFDRRIPMTVEEVVGLGWHTLGLQWPWTGHRARQIAVHQALGQVEALHLKRKRISDLSGGETKRVLLAYCLVRPRRLLILDEAPAGLDLRAEAEFYQLLNQLKQQHGWAILQVSHDLNMVQRQCDHVLCINRTLLCEGVPEVALSRESLSTVYGPEFARYHHSCSL, encoded by the coding sequence TTGCAAGAGGCCATTCTAAGGGTTTCAGGACTAACGGTTGTTCGCGACAAACATGTTGCAGTGGAACAAGTGTCGTTTGTCGTGCAGGCAGGGACCAATGTAGCCATCGTTGGCCCCAATGGCGCGGGAAAGAGTAGTCTGATTCAAGCCGTTCTGGGGGTACTGCCGCGTCGGGTGGGCCAAGTGGAGGTGCTCGGTCATCCCCTGAGTCCCCAAGGCCGACTGCCAGGGAAGATTCGGGATGCGATCGCATATCTCCCGCAAAACTTTAATTTCGATCGCCGGATTCCCATGACCGTCGAAGAAGTGGTGGGTTTAGGCTGGCATACCCTCGGTCTCCAATGGCCCTGGACGGGGCACAGAGCAAGACAGATTGCGGTGCATCAAGCCCTAGGCCAGGTGGAAGCGCTCCATCTGAAACGGAAAAGAATTAGCGATCTATCGGGGGGCGAAACCAAGCGGGTCCTACTGGCCTATTGTCTGGTTAGGCCGCGTCGTTTGTTGATATTAGACGAGGCCCCTGCAGGTCTAGATCTGCGGGCAGAAGCAGAATTCTACCAATTGCTAAACCAGCTCAAACAACAGCATGGATGGGCCATTTTGCAAGTCTCTCATGATCTGAATATGGTGCAGCGCCAGTGTGATCATGTCTTGTGTATTAACCGCACTTTGCTTTGTGAGGGAGTTCCTGAAGTGGCTCTCTCTAGGGAAAGCTTGAGTACGGTTTATGGCCCCGAATTTGCCCGCTATCATCATTCCTGTTCGTTGTAG
- a CDS encoding type II toxin-antitoxin system HicB family antitoxin, whose protein sequence is MILKIELEQEEDGRWIAEIPELSGVMLYGQTQEEARTKVQALALRVLAERIENGETQPELVSVTFNAA, encoded by the coding sequence ATGATTTTAAAAATTGAACTGGAGCAAGAAGAAGATGGACGCTGGATTGCAGAGATTCCAGAACTATCTGGGGTCATGCTCTATGGCCAAACACAAGAGGAAGCTAGAACCAAAGTACAAGCTCTAGCCCTACGAGTGCTTGCAGAACGCATTGAGAATGGTGAAACTCAACCTGAATTGGTCAGCGTTACATTTAATGCTGCATGA
- a CDS encoding metal ABC transporter solute-binding protein, Zn/Mn family: protein MTPHPSRPSRLQKYQLSIALLSALALGSCASSPSRDPSSTQGGSKLHVITTFVPITNFTKAVAGDRAQITQLMPDNVGPHDYQAKPEDIQSLAKADVLVINGLEMEAFLEDMIKNADNSELAMVDSSEGIAVIPNEEEHEEHGDEHKGEKDEHDHEDHKDEGHAEGKDHDHDEDHAEGEDHKDDDHAEGKDHDEEKDHAKGGHDHDHGENNPHIWLDPKRAIQQVENIRDGLIKADPDGKSTYEANAAAYIDELKKLDTEFTEQLKPFAGKTFVTYHDFADYFARSYDLKVEYLVGIPDENASPEDVKRVINAAKSSNLKTLLSEPQAAGNPFTALAQDLKVQVGTFDPLETGGTDALEADYYLTTMRDNLKNLTTAFGSQPQSWMPAQPKQKTIATLPQWVQVKF, encoded by the coding sequence ATGACCCCTCATCCTTCTCGTCCCTCTCGACTGCAAAAATATCAACTCTCCATTGCTTTGCTGTCGGCACTGGCCCTGGGTAGCTGTGCCTCGTCTCCCTCGAGGGACCCCAGTTCTACTCAAGGGGGCTCGAAGCTCCACGTGATCACGACCTTTGTACCGATCACCAACTTTACGAAAGCGGTAGCAGGCGATCGCGCCCAGATCACGCAATTGATGCCCGACAATGTTGGTCCCCATGACTACCAGGCCAAACCCGAGGATATCCAGAGCCTGGCCAAGGCCGATGTTTTAGTCATAAACGGTCTAGAAATGGAAGCCTTTCTAGAGGACATGATCAAAAATGCAGACAATAGCGAGTTAGCCATGGTTGACTCCAGTGAAGGCATTGCCGTTATCCCCAACGAAGAAGAGCATGAAGAGCACGGGGATGAGCATAAAGGCGAAAAGGACGAGCATGACCACGAAGACCATAAAGACGAGGGCCATGCTGAAGGCAAAGACCATGATCATGACGAGGACCATGCTGAAGGTGAAGACCATAAAGACGACGACCATGCTGAAGGCAAGGATCATGACGAGGAGAAAGACCATGCCAAAGGCGGCCATGACCATGACCATGGTGAAAATAATCCCCATATTTGGCTAGATCCGAAGCGAGCCATTCAGCAGGTTGAAAATATTCGGGATGGTTTGATTAAAGCGGACCCGGACGGAAAGTCTACCTATGAAGCCAATGCCGCTGCCTACATCGATGAGTTGAAAAAACTCGATACGGAATTTACCGAGCAACTCAAGCCTTTTGCCGGTAAAACCTTCGTCACCTATCATGATTTTGCGGACTACTTTGCCCGTAGCTATGACTTAAAGGTGGAGTATCTAGTGGGCATTCCCGACGAGAATGCCTCCCCTGAAGATGTCAAGCGGGTGATTAATGCAGCGAAATCCTCGAACTTAAAGACCCTATTGTCTGAGCCCCAGGCTGCAGGCAACCCGTTTACAGCCCTGGCCCAGGATTTAAAGGTTCAGGTGGGCACGTTTGATCCCTTAGAAACGGGCGGAACGGATGCCCTTGAGGCAGATTATTACTTGACGACCATGCGAGACAATCTTAAAAATCTGACCACCGCTTTTGGCAGTCAGCCTCAGTCTTGGATGCCAGCACAGCCCAAACAAAAGACTATCGCGACCTTACCCCAGTGGGTTCAGGTGAAATTCTAG